One Synechocystis sp. LKSZ1 genomic window, TACGCCTACGAACGCCTATGGCGCAATCTAGCCCAAAATATTCAGCATGACCTCCGCCTAGCGGCCTACGCCCATCTCCAATCCCTAGAGCTAGCCTATTTTGAAGAACGCAGTACCGGCGGGCTGCTCTCTATCCTGAATGATGATGTCAACCAATTGGAGCGATTTTTAGATGTCGGGGCCAACGAAATTCTACAGGTCTTGACGACGGTGGTCTTGATTGGTGGCGCGTTTTTTGTCCTGACTCCGTCTATTGCCTGGATGGCCATGCTGCCTATCCCCTTTATCCTTATGGGATCTGTGAGCTTCCAGTCTTTTCTGGCCCCGCGCTATAGCCGCGTCCGCGAGAAAGTTAGTCTTCTCAACAGTCGTCTGGCTAATAACCTTAGCGGCATCATGACGATTAAAAGCTTTGCTACGGAGGTGGAGGAAATCGAACGTCTGCGGCTCGATAGTAATGCTTATCGAGATAGCAATCAGCAGGCCATCAGCCTAAGTGCTGCTTTTGTACCTCTAATTCGGATCATTATTTTGGCTGGATTTACGGCCATTCTTTTCTTTGGGGGCCTGGATGTGGTGGCGGGTAAGCTGGACGTGGGTAGTTACAGTATGCTCGTCTTTCTGACCCAGCGTCTCCTTTGGCCCTTGACGGGGTTGGGAAAAACGCTTGATTTATATCAACGGGCCATGGCCTCAACACAGCGAGTGATGGGCCTGTTGGATACTCCCGTCTCGATCCCCAGTGGTCAAGTGGCCCTACCGTCCCAGGCCATTCGCGGCCAACTCGTGTTGGAGGATGTTAGCTTTGCCTACGAAAAGGATTACCCCGTACTTCAACATTTATCTTTGGTCATTCCCGCCGGCCAAACTACCGCCATTGTCGGTGCCACGGGATCCGGTAAGAGTACCCTTGTCAAACTCCTACTGAGGCTATACGACCTGACCAATGGCAAAATTTATCTCGATGGCATTGACCTAGAAACCATTCATTTGGGGAATCTACGCCGGGGCATTGGTTTAGTCAGCCAAGATGTTTTTCTTTTCCATGGAACCGTGCGGGACAATATTGCCTACGGTAGTCCCGATGCGACCCTAGCAGAAATTATCGAAGCCGCTAAAATTGCCGAGGCCCATGAATTTATTGAGCATCTTCCCTACGGTTACGACACCATTGTGGGGGAACGGGGCCAAAAATTATCCGGCGGCCAACGACAACGACTGGCCATTGCTCGAGTGATTCTAAAAAATCCCCCAGTTTTAATTCTGGATGAGGCCACGTCCGCCGTGGATAACGAAACCGAAGCGGCCATTGTCCGTTCCCTCGAACGCATTACCCAAAATCGGACGACCATTGCCATTGCCCATCGCCTTTCTACCATTCGCCATGCCCATCAGATCTGTGTAATTGAAAAGGGCCGACTGGTAGAGCAGGGTACCCACGAAGAACTCCTTCGCTTAGGAGGAATCTATACTGGCCTATGGCAAGTTCAGACTGGCGCTAAATCCCCATTGTCGTCAGAGAGCGTTTTCGAGCAACGATTAAGCTCAGGACGCCTGGGCCCTACAGACCGGTCAACGAGACTATAGAAAGGCTGTGAGGCACCATATTCAATACTTTTTGCAAGACGGCTGTTATGGATAGGAAGCCGTTTCCTATTGCTGTTGGGCCTGGTAGGTATAAAACTCTTTCATTACCCCTAGGGTTTGAAACTGGTAGGTTGGCGCTGGGGAAGGCAACGTCAGGGTTGTCTCGTAGATGCTAAACACCAAAAAGTTTTGTCGAGTGGTTGTATCGGCAATGATGTGCTTGATTTGGAGACGTCCGGTATCTACTAGGGTCTTACAGTAGCTCTGGAGGAATGGCCCTAAATTAGCAGGTGCTTTCGGACAAACTTCCTCTTTGAGGTATACCACTAAGCTTTCCGTCGCATAATGCTCGTAGTCCTTTGGCCCTGGATTATTACAAACCATTAAAATTCCACTCCCCACCAGCAGAATGCCCCCTGTCGTTGTGATTCCCTGCAATATGTTCATGGCCCTCCTCATCACTGCTCTAGCAAAATCATAGTCAATGTTGACCCTCAATCACAGTTGTTTTAGTCAGCGCCTTTATGTTATGCTAGGATACGCTTATGGCGAGCGTAGCCAAGGGGTTAAGGCAGAGGATTGTGGTTCCTCCATTCGTGGGTTCGAATCCCATCGTTCGCCCTTACAAAGTATGGTTTGTGAATGCATACCTAACATGGGATATATGCAAAAAGATTTAGGCATCTCTGAATCTGAAAACGTCTAGCTGCGATTTTTACACAACTTAATTACTATAGGTTCAATCAGTCTTGTAATTATTGAGCCTTGTTGACATAGTAGAAGATTTATATCGCTTTTATGCCTAGCCTAGGAGGGCCAGCCTAGCATGGGTATAGAATATTTTGACGAAGGTGATGGTCATGAACACTCCTCACATTGACCTAACAATCGTATGGGAACGCCTTGCTCACTTTGCGACCCTAGAGGATTTCTGGCAACGGTTTGAGACCATTTACGGAAAAGAATATAACGCAGATTTAGCAGCGTCCTTACGCGCCCAATGGGCCAGGGGGGATTTTAGCCAGTTACCGGCTATCCAAATGATTAATTCAGATATTCTCGGCCTGGCCTCAGGAGCCTACGCCAAGAATCTGAATACGATTTATTTGTCGGCTAGTTTTTGGGAGTCAGCGACCCCTAAGCAGAAAACGGCCGTGATGTTGGAAGAAATTGGCCATTTTGTCGATGGTCTGGTGAACGTTACCGATACAGCCGGAGATGAAGGGGCCATCTTTGCGGCCCTGGTGCTGGGTCAACCTCTATCGGATGCAACGCTACAGGCCTGGCAACAGGAAGATGATACTAAAACCATTGTCATTGGTGGCGAATTAGTCAGTATTGAACAGGCCCTGATTCCGGGCGGCACTCCTGGCAATGATGTCATTAATCTGGGCAACGGCAATAACGTTGATAATGGCGATACGGTTGATGGTGGAGCTGGTAATGATACCCTCATTGTCGATTTTACGAATGCGGATTTCTATGGTCTTGGCTTTAGTTCTTTAGGAATTTTTAACCATGGTGAAGGCATCAATAAATCCTACTATCCCGGCGAGCGTCTGCTAACTATTAGTAATATTGAAAATCTTAATATTACTGGCACTCGCTACCGAGATAATCTCCAGGGCTTTGCTGGAACAGATATTTTAAGCGGTGGAGCTGAGAATGACATTATTAGCGGCAGCGTTAATGACCAATTAGATGGAGGAGCGGACTATGACCTCCTCAATCTAGATCTGAGTAGTGCTACGACCCCAGTCACTATTAACTTCCTGCAAGTGAATAATCAGGTTAGCTATCAAGATACTCTGGTTAAAAACTTTGAGAATATCGGCACCTTAACCACCGGCAGTGGTAATGACGTGATTAATTTGGGTAACACCGATGTCTTGGTCAAGGGCGCTGTCATTAATGCCAATACGGGTAATGATACCGTTATTGCTGATTTTAGTAGTGTTGGCTTTTATGGTCTTAGTTTTGGTAATGGCTTAGGCATTTTTAACCATGGCGAAGGAATCAATAAATCCTACTATCCTGGAGAGCGCCTAATTACCCTCAATAATTTTGAAACTTTCAATCTAACCGGAACTCCCTACAACGATAACCTACAAGGCTTTGCTGGTAATGATACCCTCAGGGGCGGTGAAGGCCAGGATACGTTGAATGGTGGTGGCGGCAGTAACCTGCTTCTTGGTGGCCCTGGTAATGACGTGGTGAGTGGCCATGCGACAGATACGTTGGATGGCGGCGAAGGGTCTGATGTCCTAAATTTAGACCTCTCTGATGCAACGACAACGGTCACGCTTGATTTAACTAATATTGCTAATCAACTCAGTTACACCAATACTCAAGTTAAGAACTTCGAGGCTATCGGTACGATTAAAACAGGTAGTGGAAACGATGGAATTAACATCGGTAGTTCAATTACTGTGGATGATGGCGGTACTGTTGATACTGGGACAGGCATTGATACCCTCATTGTTAATTTTACTAATGCAGATTTCTATGGTCTTAGCTTTGGTTCTTTAGGCATTTTCAATCATGAGGAAGGGGTTAATAAATCCTACTATCCTGGCGAGCGTCTGCTTACCATCAGTAATGTCGAGAATCTAAATATTACGGGTACTCCTTACAAAGACAATCTCCAGGGATTTGCTGGAACAGATATTTTAAACGGTGGAGCTGAGAATGACATTATTAGCGGCAGCGTTAATGACCAATTAGATGGAGGAGCGGACTATGACCTCCTCAATCTAGATCTGAGTAGTGCTACGATCCCAGTCACTGTTAACTTCCTGCAAGTTAATAATCAGGTTAGCTATCAAGATACTCTGGTTAAAAACTTTGAGAATATCGGCACCTTAACCACCGGCAGTGGTAATGACGTGATTAATTTGGGTAACACCGATGTCTTGGTCAAGGGTGCTGTCATTAATGCCAATACGGGTAATGATACCGTTATTGCTGATTTTAGTAGTATCGGCTTTTATGGTCTTGGTTTTGGTAATGGCTTAGGCATTTTCAATCATGAGGAAGGGATCAATAAATCCTACTATCCTGGAGAGCGTTTAATTACCCTTAATAATTTTGAGTATCTGAATATAACGGGGACTTCCTACAACGATAATCTACAAGGCTTTGCGGGTAATGATACCCTCAGCGGTGGTGAAGGCCAGGATACCTTAAATGGTGGTGATGGTAGTAACCTGCTTCTTGGTGGCCCTGGTAATGACGTGGTGAGTGGCCATGCGACAGATACGTTGGATGGCGGCGAAGGGTCTGATGTCCTAAATTTAGACCTCTCTGATGCAACGACAACGGTCACGCTTGATTTAACTAATATTGCTAATCAACTCAGTTATACCAATACTCAAGCTAAGAACTTTGAGGCGATCGGCACCATTCAAACAGGGAGTGGCAATGATCAGATTAACTTAGGTAATTCAAAAACAGTTGATGATGGCGGTAGTGTTGATACTGGGATAGGCGTTGATACTCTCATTGTTGATTTTACGAATGCAGATTTCTATGGCCTTAGCTTTAGTGGTTTAGGTATTTTTAACCATGAGAAAGGGGTGAATAAATCCTACTATGTTGGTGAGCGTCTGCTAACTATCAGTAATGTCGAGAATTTAAATATTACGGCTACTCCCTACCGAGATACCCTCCAGGGCTTTGCCGGCAATGACACCTTAAATGGTGGTTTAGGTGATGATATTATTCATGGTGGCATGGGCAATGATCGTCTCTTGGGTGGTGGTGGAAAAGACTCACTGTATGGACAGGATGGTGATGACACTTATACCATTAATTCCAACAATACAGTAGGAACAATCATCCAGGATTCCTCGGGAAGTGACACCTTAATCATAGAAAATGGTCAACTCACGTTGGCTAAAGCCCAGGCTGGAAAAATGGGTTTTGGCCGTGCCAGTTTCAGCACAACCTTAATGATTGACCTAGATCAAAATGGTATTCTAGATCTAAGTAAAGATTTAAGTATTCTTGACTTTTACAACACGACTTCTTCCAATGCTGCTGGGAGTGGCTTTATCGAAAATATAGGTAGCTTTTCTGGAGCTGATATTCTGGCGTTGGAATTACCGAGTGGTTACCTAGGAACCCTGAACAAAGAATTAATTATTAATGATTCCGTCAGTACCGAAGATTGGTATGCATTTAAGTTAGACACGGAAACAAATTTAGATTTCTCTCTCACTAACTTAACGGGTAGTATTGGAGATGCTCGGATTTTTGATGCGTCTCGGACACCATTCCAACACCTCGGCACAGATTATAATCTCAATCTTGTTCCTGGGGTGTATTATATTGCCATCAATGGTGCTAGTAATTATACGCTTACCTTAGATCCCATTCCTCTGCTAGATTCTGCCGGTAATTCCATGGCGACAGCTCGAGATCTTGGCTTCTTAAATGGGAGTCAAACAGTGAGCGATTTTGTAGGCAATATTGATTCTGTTGATTTTTACCGTTTCTATCTCAGTAAAGCCGGCAGTTTTAATGTTACAGGCCAGCAAAATCTCACACTTTCCTTGCTCAATAGTCAAGGTAATATC contains:
- a CDS encoding DUF4359 domain-containing protein, with translation MNILQGITTTGGILLVGSGILMVCNNPGPKDYEHYATESLVVYLKEEVCPKAPANLGPFLQSYCKTLVDTGRLQIKHIIADTTTRQNFLVFSIYETTLTLPSPAPTYQFQTLGVMKEFYTYQAQQQ
- a CDS encoding ABC transporter ATP-binding protein; amino-acid sequence: MADHPFLRLLNYAQAYRSQISQAVFCSILNKVFDLAPPALIGLAVNVVVQPQHSLLARWGFGSAQTQLLALTLLSAVIWGLESVFEYAYERLWRNLAQNIQHDLRLAAYAHLQSLELAYFEERSTGGLLSILNDDVNQLERFLDVGANEILQVLTTVVLIGGAFFVLTPSIAWMAMLPIPFILMGSVSFQSFLAPRYSRVREKVSLLNSRLANNLSGIMTIKSFATEVEEIERLRLDSNAYRDSNQQAISLSAAFVPLIRIIILAGFTAILFFGGLDVVAGKLDVGSYSMLVFLTQRLLWPLTGLGKTLDLYQRAMASTQRVMGLLDTPVSIPSGQVALPSQAIRGQLVLEDVSFAYEKDYPVLQHLSLVIPAGQTTAIVGATGSGKSTLVKLLLRLYDLTNGKIYLDGIDLETIHLGNLRRGIGLVSQDVFLFHGTVRDNIAYGSPDATLAEIIEAAKIAEAHEFIEHLPYGYDTIVGERGQKLSGGQRQRLAIARVILKNPPVLILDEATSAVDNETEAAIVRSLERITQNRTTIAIAHRLSTIRHAHQICVIEKGRLVEQGTHEELLRLGGIYTGLWQVQTGAKSPLSSESVFEQRLSSGRLGPTDRSTRL